A region of the Stieleria neptunia genome:
AACAACGTCAATGCATGATGCATCACTACGATCTGGTCAAGGAACGCTTCGGCGAAGAAAAGGGCACGATCCTGATGCGGAAATACGCCTGCTGCTACGCCCAAGGAAAATACGGTGCACGGCATTTCCGCACCCATGTCGCGAACGTGTCCAGCGCCGACGAGTTTTACCAGGTCGTCGAAGAATACTTTCCGATGAAGACGAAAGAAGAAATCCGAGCCGAACGCGAAGCAGAACAGGCGGCAGGACTCAGTTGACCGCGGCCAGCAGCGGCAATCGCTCTTGGGTGCTGACGACCACGCCGCCGGGTTTTTCGATCGTGATCGCAAACGCCGCCGGCGAGATCACATTCAGCTTTGCGTCGATTTCGACGATCACCTCCCCGCTCTTGGTCACGTCGAACACGCCACCGTCGATCGGCTCATCATCACGCTGCGGATCGATGATCCATAATTGATACTGCTCCGCGGTCGGATCGTTGATCGGCATGTTCTCGAACCGCATGAACCCGGTTTGCGACTCGGAGTCCCAGACGACGTCGCCGATAACGGGCTGGTCGAACGGGGTTTTTCCCGGCGTCCAGTCGACTCGCAACAGCGAAGCGGATTGACGCAACATCGCCGCTCGCGCTTCTCGGACGTTGCGATCGGCCGCCCCTGGATCACGCTGCCAAAGCGTGATCGCCAGCAACACTGCCGCCGCGGCGCAAAACCACGCGACCCACTCCCGGGGCGAGACGCCTTTGGCAGCGACCGAGACGGTGGCCTCGGGACGTTGTCTTTCGGCGGATCGCGTCTCAATAATCCGACGACCTTCCGTGCGGATGCGATCGGCAACAACCTCGGGCATCGGATCGTCATCGAGCCCCATGGTCGCCAGCTGCACCGCGGCGGTTGCCATTTCCAATTCGTGAAGGATCTCCGCGGCGCGTTCGTCCCGACCCAAAACGGATTTCAATTGGTCGGCTTCGGCTTCGTTCAAGTCACCGAGGACGTAGCCGGCCATCAGCTCCAACTCCGTCGGGTCATTCAAGCTTGCGTTGCTCACGATGCAGCCTCCGGTGACAGGGGACGCTTCATGCACTCACGCAGTTGCAGAATGCCGCGCCGGGCATAGGACTTGACGGTCCCCAATGGCATGTTGAGCGCCGTCGCGATCGCCGATTGGGCTTCGCCCCGATCGATCGACCGTGTCAAAATTTGACGCTGGTTCTTCGATAGATGACGCATACAGCGGGCTGCCTTGGCGGCTTCGTCGGACAGTTCGACCTGATCAATCGGATCGCGATCGGCCATTTCAATTTCCGCAGCGCTGATGCTGACCACTTCCGGTTTGGATCCCTTGCGGCGATTGCGATCGATCAACCGGCGTCGGGCGATCATGGTGACAAACGTGGACTCGGCCGCCTTGGTCGGATCAAAGCGATCGGCGTTTCGCCACAAAGCGACAAAAATCTCCTGTGCCGCGTCTTCGGCATCACCGCTGACCCGGCAATAGCGATTGGCCAGTGACCAGACCAACCCTCCGTATTGCTTCAAACAATCATCGACCGCCCCAGAGTCCCCGGCGGCGATCCGCTGTAAGACGGAATTCGGTTCAGTGGTCTCGGACGAATCCATTGCAGATGAAACGGTGGAAGTCGATGGTTCCGATGGGCAAGCGGACGCGACGGGGGTTCGCCGCGCCGCGACCTCGATCGTCGGCGATGGCACCCGACACGCAACACTCTTATCTTCGCGGGCAGTCAACTGTCGGATGCACGCGCGAGCGAAAAAGATCGC
Encoded here:
- a CDS encoding RNA polymerase sigma factor, with product MDSSETTEPNSVLQRIAAGDSGAVDDCLKQYGGLVWSLANRYCRVSGDAEDAAQEIFVALWRNADRFDPTKAAESTFVTMIARRRLIDRNRRKGSKPEVVSISAAEIEMADRDPIDQVELSDEAAKAARCMRHLSKNQRQILTRSIDRGEAQSAIATALNMPLGTVKSYARRGILQLRECMKRPLSPEAAS
- a CDS encoding anti-sigma factor, producing MSNASLNDPTELELMAGYVLGDLNEAEADQLKSVLGRDERAAEILHELEMATAAVQLATMGLDDDPMPEVVADRIRTEGRRIIETRSAERQRPEATVSVAAKGVSPREWVAWFCAAAAVLLAITLWQRDPGAADRNVREARAAMLRQSASLLRVDWTPGKTPFDQPVIGDVVWDSESQTGFMRFENMPINDPTAEQYQLWIIDPQRDDEPIDGGVFDVTKSGEVIVEIDAKLNVISPAAFAITIEKPGGVVVSTQERLPLLAAVN